A DNA window from Hevea brasiliensis isolate MT/VB/25A 57/8 chromosome 2, ASM3005281v1, whole genome shotgun sequence contains the following coding sequences:
- the LOC110671952 gene encoding rab GTPase-activating protein 22, with the protein MKALRRSHTSSSSSNSSSPSFSSSGSSSWIHLRSVLLIVNSSSAASCSSSDRGHLKSPWSRRIKKHALTPRQWRRLFTSDGKLHDGGVKFLKKVRSVGVDPSIRAEVWPFLLGVYDLNSSKEERDTIRTQKRKEYEKLRRQCRLLLKHSNESFKLNESSKPSINIDSGSLVQYTDSSSFEDVVSARESLSSEERSPDVEYSDDPCITLLEGDDSSRQKTTNTDASALNTESSDSDSSEDPEAVIQASSSSEGQEKNERDEPSKEFISPSRTELHLSAPAAENFATWQRIIRVDAVRDNSEWIPYFQSYASVSEDRACCSAEAVGLKDYEHLEPCQIFHAARLVAILEAYALYDPEIGYCQGMSDLLSPIVTVITEDHEAFWCFVGFMKKARHNFRLDEVGIRRQLNIVSKIIKCKDSHLFRHLEKLQAEDCFFVYRMVVVLFRRELTFEQTTCLWEVMWADQAAIRAGIGKSAWSRIRQRAPPTDDLLLYAIAASVLQRRKLIIEKYNSMDEILRECNSMAGQLNVWKLLDDAHDLVVNLHDKIEASF; encoded by the exons ATGAAAGCTTTAAGACGAAGTCACACTTCGTCGTCGTCATCAAATTCGTCTTCTCCATCATTTTCATCATCAGGGTCGTCTTCGTGGATTCACTTGCGTTCAGTTCTTTTAATTGTTAATTCTTCCTCAGCAGCTTCTTGTTCCTCTTCTGATCG GGGCCATCTTAAATCACCATGGTCTCGCAGGATCAAAAAACATGCCCTTACTCCACGCCAGTGGAGAAGATTGTTCACATCAGATGGGAAACTCCATGATGGTGgagttaaatttttgaaaaaagtTCGCAGTGTA ggTGTAGATCCGAGTATTAGAGCAGAGGTTTGGCCATTCCTCCTTGGAGT CTATGACCTGAACAGTTCCAAAGAAGAAAGAGATACTATAAGGACTCAGAAAAG AAAGGAATATGAGAAACTCCGCAGACAGTGCCGCCTGCTCCTGAAACATAGCAATGAGAGCTTCAAGTTGAACGAGAGTAGCAAACCAAGCATCAATATAGACAGCGGAAGTCTTGTTCAATATACAGATTCTTCTAGTTTTGAGGATGTGGTTAGTGCCAGGGAATCCCTTTCCAGTGAGGAAAGGAGTCCAGATGTTGAGTACTCTGATGATCCATGTATTACACTGTTGGAAGGTGATGATAGTTCAAGACAAAAAACAACAAACACTGATGCATCTGCACTAAACACTGAATCATCTGACTCAGACTCCTCTGAAGACCCTGAAGCTGTTATACAGGCTTCCTCTTCTTCAGAAGGCCAGGAAAAGAATGAACGTGATGAGCCTTCCAAAGAGTTTATTTCTCCTTCAAGGACAGAACTCCACTTAAGTGCACCTGCTGCTGAAAATTTTGCTACATGGCAGAGGATCATTCGTGTAGATGCAGTGCGTGACAATTCAGAATGGATACCTTACTTCCAATCTTACGCTTCAGTATCAGAGGATAGAGCTTGCTGTTCTGCTGAAGCTGTTGGGTTAAAGGACTACGAACATCTGGAACCCTGCCAAATTTTCCATGCTGCCCGATTGGTTGCTATTCTTGAAGCCTATGCACTCTATGACCCTGAAATTGGCTATTGTCAGGGCATGAGTGATCTACTTTCTCCGATTGTTACTGTTATTACAGAGGATCATGAAGCATTCTGGTGTTTTGTTGGTTTCATGAAGAAGGCTCGTCATAATTTTAGACTCGATGAAGTGGGAATTCGGAGACAATTGAATATTGTTTCCAAGATTATCAAATGCAAAGACTCGCACCTTTTCAGGCATTTGGAGAAGCTTCAGGCTGAGGATTGTTTTTTTGTTTATAGGATGGTGGTGGTGCTGTTCAGGAGGGAGTTGACTTTTGAACAGACAACTTGTCTCTGGGAGGTGATGTGGGCAGATCAGGCAGCCATAAGAGCTGGCATTGGCAAGTCAGCATGGAGCAGGATAAGGCAGCGAGCACCACCAACAGATGATTTGTTGCTTTATGCTATTGCAGCTTCAGTATTGCAGAGGAGGAAATTAATTATAGAGAAGTATAACAGCATGGATGAAATTTTAAGGGAGTGCAACAGCATGGCTGGCCAACTCAATGTATGGAAGCTGCTAGACGATGCACATGACTTGGTGGTCAACCTGCATGACAAGATAGAGGCGTCTTTCTGA